The following are encoded in a window of Mycobacterium vicinigordonae genomic DNA:
- a CDS encoding DUF1295 domain-containing protein — MTQPVSKARSLAIVTVAYLIAVGVAGAWLIWGPTTGRLWLDTFVADVLATLVVFTFSRVYRNSSFYDAYWSVIPPLMTFYWWSQAVPGVDWLRCWLVAVLVTAWAVRLTANWVYGFPGLHHEDWRYSMFRERAGRWEFVVDLVAIHLVPTAQVFAAMLPVYVCVTHPGPSVTWLAVVAFAIGLGAVTIEFVADVQLHRFIANRRPGDALASGLWSWSRHPNYFGEFSFWFALALFGVAASPADGWWLFVGALAMLAMFLGASIPMMETRSLQRRPDYQQIVDRVPRFVPRPPRRLPS; from the coding sequence ATGACCCAGCCGGTGAGCAAAGCTCGGTCGCTGGCGATTGTGACCGTGGCCTACCTGATCGCGGTAGGAGTCGCGGGGGCTTGGCTAATTTGGGGACCGACCACTGGCCGGCTATGGCTGGACACCTTCGTCGCCGACGTGCTGGCCACCCTGGTCGTTTTCACATTCAGCAGGGTCTATCGCAATTCCAGCTTCTACGACGCGTACTGGAGCGTCATACCGCCGCTGATGACGTTCTACTGGTGGAGCCAGGCTGTGCCAGGCGTCGACTGGTTGCGCTGCTGGCTGGTTGCGGTCCTAGTCACGGCGTGGGCGGTGCGGTTGACCGCCAACTGGGTCTACGGCTTTCCCGGACTGCACCACGAGGACTGGCGTTACTCGATGTTCCGTGAGCGCGCCGGACGCTGGGAATTCGTCGTCGACCTGGTCGCGATCCACCTCGTCCCGACCGCGCAGGTGTTCGCAGCCATGCTCCCCGTCTACGTCTGCGTGACCCACCCCGGACCGAGCGTCACCTGGCTTGCCGTCGTCGCTTTCGCGATTGGGCTTGGAGCGGTAACGATCGAATTCGTCGCCGACGTCCAGTTGCATCGGTTCATTGCCAATCGTCGCCCGGGCGATGCGTTGGCCAGTGGGTTGTGGAGTTGGTCGCGACATCCAAACTACTTCGGGGAGTTCAGTTTCTGGTTCGCCCTGGCACTGTTCGGGGTGGCTGCCTCGCCCGCGGACGGATGGTGGCTGTTCGTCGGGGCGCTGGCCATGTTGGCCATGTTCCTCGGCGCCAGTATCCCGATGATGGAGACGCGCAGCCTGCAACGCCGCCCCGACTATCAACAGATCGTCGACCGGGTACCGCGTTTTGTCCCGCGCCCGCCGCGGCGGCTGCCGTCGTGA
- a CDS encoding DUF4235 domain-containing protein — translation MSAKSKALYMPLSIATSVTGGLLAGAVFSQVWKRLGDDEQAPPDPRDLSNSTRAALIGAGLQGLIFGVVKAAVDRVGARGYQAVTHESPMP, via the coding sequence ATGAGCGCGAAGTCCAAAGCCCTGTACATGCCGCTGTCGATTGCCACCAGCGTCACGGGCGGCCTCTTGGCCGGCGCGGTCTTCAGTCAGGTATGGAAACGACTTGGTGACGACGAACAGGCCCCGCCGGACCCTAGGGACCTGAGCAACTCCACCCGCGCCGCACTGATCGGCGCGGGCCTGCAGGGTCTGATCTTCGGCGTCGTCAAGGCCGCGGTCGATCGGGTCGGCGCGCGTGGCTACCAGGCGGTCACGCACGAATCTCCGATGCCCTGA
- a CDS encoding NAD(P)/FAD-dependent oxidoreductase has protein sequence MPEFGLLVIGSGPAGVSAAASFREHDSDSRVQIFTADADVPYERPPLSKEYLRGETDDVTLHSADWFTDRAIELNLDCAVERLDLAERTVHINGRRHPFNTLVLACGVSPQPPPIPGGHRALLLRSLADATALRTAAHGADSAVVIGSGFIGCEAAASLARCNVAVTLVAPEPLPQERRLGADAATRLRDLVSDTGARHAGGVGVVEIFEAGVRLDNGVTIDCDLVLAATGVTPRSALAADAGLNIRDARVVVGSDMATSAEGVYAAGDLALARHTVAGRHLAVEHWQDATDQGAIAGAAAAGEQPKWDAVPGFWTTIGEATLKYHAWGDGFERSRLIDHPDGFTVWYESGGATAGVLTFNRDDDYDLGERLISESRPAPVRTW, from the coding sequence GTGCCTGAATTCGGACTGCTCGTCATCGGTAGCGGCCCCGCCGGGGTGTCCGCGGCCGCTTCATTTCGCGAACACGACTCGGACTCTAGGGTGCAGATCTTCACCGCCGACGCGGATGTGCCCTACGAGCGGCCGCCGCTGAGCAAGGAGTACCTTCGCGGCGAGACCGACGACGTAACGCTGCATTCCGCGGATTGGTTCACCGACCGCGCTATCGAGTTGAACCTCGACTGTGCGGTCGAACGGCTCGACCTGGCCGAGCGGACAGTGCATATCAACGGTCGCAGACACCCGTTCAACACTCTGGTGCTGGCATGCGGCGTTTCGCCCCAACCACCACCAATCCCCGGCGGCCACCGGGCCTTGCTGTTGCGTTCGCTGGCCGACGCGACCGCACTGCGTACCGCAGCCCATGGCGCGGACTCCGCGGTGGTGATCGGTTCCGGTTTCATTGGCTGTGAGGCCGCGGCGTCGCTGGCACGGTGCAACGTTGCGGTGACTCTGGTTGCGCCCGAGCCACTTCCGCAGGAGCGACGGCTCGGCGCCGACGCCGCCACCCGGCTCAGGGACCTGGTCAGCGACACCGGCGCCCGACACGCGGGCGGGGTCGGTGTCGTCGAGATCTTCGAGGCGGGAGTGCGACTGGACAACGGGGTCACCATCGACTGCGACCTGGTCCTGGCGGCTACCGGCGTCACGCCCCGCAGTGCCCTGGCCGCCGACGCTGGCTTGAACATACGTGACGCCCGCGTTGTGGTCGGCTCCGATATGGCCACGTCGGCCGAAGGGGTTTACGCGGCCGGTGACCTCGCACTGGCGCGCCACACGGTCGCCGGCCGCCACCTAGCCGTCGAGCACTGGCAGGACGCGACCGACCAGGGTGCCATCGCGGGAGCTGCTGCCGCCGGCGAACAGCCGAAATGGGATGCGGTTCCTGGGTTTTGGACCACGATCGGCGAAGCAACCCTGAAGTACCACGCGTGGGGCGACGGCTTCGAGCGCAGCCGGCTGATCGACCATCCGGACGGGTTCACCGTCTGGTACGAGTCCGGCGGCGCGACCGCAGGCGTCCTCACCTTCAACCGTGACGACGACTACGACCTCGGCGAGCGACTGATTTCCGAATCCCGGCCGGCACCCGTTCGCACCTGGTAA
- the glgX gene encoding glycogen debranching protein GlgX, whose translation MVSNGGSQTGDRDRPEVWPGKAYPLGASYDGSGTNFAVFSEVAERVDLCLFDDGGAESRIALPEVDGFVWHGFLPSVQPGQRYGYRVHGPYDPANGQRCNPNKLLLDPYSKAIDGAFQWGQPLFSYNFGDPDSRNDEDSAAGMPKSVVINPYFDWGVDRPPGHEYADSLIYEAHVKGLTETHPDIPERSRGTYSAIAHPAIIEHLTNLGVTAIELMPVHHFANDSTLLEKGLSNYWGYNTIGFFAPDSKYALADTPGSQVQEFKAMVRTLHEAGIEVILDVVYNHTAEGNHMGPTLSMRGIDNAAYYRLVDDDKRYYMDYTGTGNSLNVGHPHTLQLIMDSLRYWVTQMHVDGFRFDLASTLAREFYDVDRLSAFFELVQQDPIVSQVKLIAEPWDVGPGGYQVGNFPPQWTEWNGKYRDTIRDFWRGEDAILSEFASRITGSADLYENTARRPVASINFVTAHDGFTLRDLVSYNEKHNEANKEDNNDGESHNRSWNCGVEGPTDDPEINALRARQQRNFLATNILSQGVPMICHGDELGRTQNGNNNGFCQDSELTWIDWENADTDLIEFARAVAAIRADHPVFRRRRFFTGSPVRHRGSEGIPDISWFRPDGSEMSDEDWDSGFGKSVAVFLNGLGIPGTDARGQRITDDSFMLCFNAHHEPIEFVLPPDEFGPGWLPVLDTTTATGRLTDQDALVPQGKILVEDRAVLLLQQTHAD comes from the coding sequence GTGGTCAGCAACGGCGGTTCGCAGACTGGCGATAGGGACCGCCCGGAAGTCTGGCCTGGCAAGGCCTACCCGCTGGGCGCCAGTTACGACGGATCCGGGACCAACTTCGCGGTGTTCAGCGAGGTTGCCGAGCGGGTCGATCTGTGCCTGTTCGACGACGGCGGAGCCGAAAGCAGGATCGCTTTGCCAGAGGTCGACGGTTTCGTCTGGCACGGCTTTTTGCCCAGCGTCCAACCCGGCCAGCGCTACGGGTACCGGGTGCATGGCCCGTATGACCCCGCCAACGGTCAGCGTTGCAATCCGAACAAGCTGCTCCTGGACCCGTATTCGAAGGCGATCGACGGCGCCTTCCAGTGGGGGCAGCCGCTGTTCAGCTACAACTTTGGCGACCCCGATAGCCGCAACGACGAGGATTCGGCCGCCGGCATGCCCAAGTCGGTGGTAATCAATCCCTACTTCGACTGGGGCGTGGACCGGCCACCGGGCCACGAATACGCCGACAGCCTCATCTACGAAGCCCATGTAAAAGGTTTGACCGAAACCCACCCCGACATCCCAGAACGCAGCCGCGGCACCTACTCCGCGATCGCACACCCGGCGATCATCGAGCATCTGACCAACCTCGGGGTCACCGCCATCGAGCTGATGCCGGTGCACCATTTCGCCAACGACTCGACGCTCCTGGAAAAGGGACTGTCGAATTACTGGGGCTACAACACAATTGGGTTCTTCGCACCCGACTCCAAGTACGCCCTGGCCGACACGCCCGGCAGCCAGGTCCAAGAGTTCAAGGCGATGGTACGAACGCTGCACGAAGCGGGCATCGAGGTGATCCTCGACGTGGTCTACAACCACACCGCCGAAGGTAATCACATGGGCCCCACCCTGTCGATGCGCGGCATCGACAACGCCGCCTATTACCGCCTGGTCGACGACGACAAGCGCTACTACATGGACTACACCGGCACCGGTAACAGCCTTAACGTCGGGCATCCGCACACCCTGCAACTGATCATGGACTCGCTGCGCTATTGGGTCACCCAGATGCATGTCGACGGATTTCGCTTCGACTTGGCCTCGACCTTGGCGCGCGAGTTCTACGACGTGGACCGGTTGTCGGCGTTTTTCGAACTTGTGCAACAGGATCCAATTGTCAGCCAGGTCAAGCTGATCGCCGAGCCGTGGGATGTCGGGCCGGGCGGATACCAGGTCGGCAACTTCCCGCCGCAGTGGACGGAATGGAACGGTAAGTACCGCGACACTATTCGCGACTTCTGGCGTGGCGAGGATGCCATCCTGTCCGAGTTCGCCTCACGCATCACCGGTTCGGCCGACCTGTACGAAAACACCGCGCGACGCCCGGTGGCCTCGATCAACTTCGTTACCGCGCACGACGGCTTCACGCTGCGAGACCTGGTCTCTTACAACGAGAAACACAACGAGGCCAATAAGGAAGACAATAACGACGGCGAATCGCACAACCGGTCGTGGAACTGTGGCGTCGAGGGCCCCACCGACGACCCGGAGATCAACGCGCTGCGCGCCCGGCAGCAGCGCAACTTCCTGGCGACAAACATCCTGTCGCAGGGTGTTCCAATGATCTGCCACGGTGACGAGCTAGGCCGCACTCAGAACGGCAACAACAACGGTTTCTGCCAGGACTCCGAGCTGACCTGGATCGACTGGGAGAACGCCGACACCGACCTCATCGAATTCGCTCGTGCGGTAGCCGCGATTCGCGCCGATCACCCCGTGTTCCGCAGGCGTCGCTTCTTCACCGGCTCCCCCGTTCGCCACCGCGGTTCCGAAGGCATACCGGATATTTCGTGGTTCCGCCCAGACGGATCGGAGATGAGTGACGAGGACTGGGACTCCGGGTTCGGGAAGTCGGTCGCGGTATTCCTCAACGGCCTGGGCATTCCCGGCACCGACGCGCGCGGGCAACGCATTACCGACGACTCCTTCATGCTGTGCTTCAACGCTCACCACGAGCCGATCGAGTTCGTCCTTCCCCCTGATGAATTCGGGCCGGGCTGGCTCCCCGTGCTCGACACCACCACCGCGACCGGCCGGCTCACCGACCAGGACGCCTTGGTGCCACAGGGCAAGATCTTGGTCGAAGACCGCGCGGTGCTGCTGCTGCAGCAGACGCATGCCGATTGA
- a CDS encoding DUF4185 domain-containing protein — MSAIPRFVSVSLAAAAAVGLILPIGLAPAANALPCSAPEANVPPPANAVVTNPGGKVLGPLNKRPRGANDRAPLPRIGPLQRMLQPGQRYSAPLQQQARVPGANPAPPAPTPPAAGQQPQAAQMAPEAAAPPPNPAPEPAAAPPGAPDAMGALGGSNTSLVEWVTGPDGPNKTLERFGISGTDLGILWDNGDPANHQVLMAFGDTFGYCAVKGDQWRYNVLFRSNDHDLSHGMHVAAGDPSNRYAGSPTQQPGFSRQVINSIKYAKEETGIIPTAAISVGKTQYINFMSIKDWGRDGEWWTNYSGIAMSTDNGQTWSVYPGTIRANGPDAARVPYVEGNENFQMGAYVKGNDGYLYSFGTPNGRGGAAHLTRVPQRFIPDLTKYEYWNGDSNSWVPNKPSAATPVIPGPVAEMSAQYNTYLKQYLVMYTNGANDVVARTAPAPQGPYSPEHLLVSSFQMPGGIYAPMMHPWTTGKDVYFNLSLWSAYDVMLMHTTLG, encoded by the coding sequence ATGTCAGCGATTCCTCGCTTCGTCTCGGTATCGCTGGCAGCCGCGGCCGCTGTCGGTCTAATCCTGCCGATCGGCCTGGCGCCGGCAGCGAACGCGCTGCCATGCAGCGCGCCCGAGGCGAATGTTCCGCCCCCAGCGAACGCAGTGGTGACCAATCCGGGGGGCAAGGTGCTCGGCCCGCTGAACAAGCGGCCCCGCGGCGCGAACGACCGGGCGCCGCTGCCCCGGATCGGCCCGTTGCAGCGAATGCTGCAACCGGGTCAGCGATACTCTGCGCCGCTGCAACAGCAGGCGCGCGTGCCGGGCGCCAACCCCGCACCACCCGCTCCCACACCGCCGGCCGCAGGCCAGCAGCCGCAAGCCGCCCAGATGGCCCCGGAGGCTGCCGCCCCTCCGCCGAACCCGGCGCCCGAGCCAGCGGCCGCCCCACCCGGTGCGCCGGACGCGATGGGAGCACTCGGCGGCTCCAACACCTCGCTAGTCGAATGGGTGACCGGTCCCGACGGCCCCAACAAAACGCTGGAACGCTTCGGGATCTCCGGGACTGACTTGGGGATTCTCTGGGACAACGGCGATCCCGCCAACCATCAGGTGCTAATGGCCTTCGGCGACACCTTCGGGTACTGCGCCGTCAAGGGCGACCAATGGCGATACAACGTGCTCTTCCGAAGCAATGACCACGATCTGTCCCACGGAATGCACGTGGCCGCCGGTGACCCGTCCAACCGTTACGCCGGTTCGCCGACCCAGCAGCCGGGCTTCTCCCGGCAGGTGATCAACAGCATCAAGTACGCAAAGGAAGAGACCGGCATCATCCCGACCGCTGCCATCTCCGTCGGGAAAACCCAGTACATCAACTTCATGTCGATCAAGGACTGGGGCCGAGATGGGGAGTGGTGGACCAACTATTCCGGCATCGCGATGTCCACCGACAACGGCCAAACTTGGTCGGTGTATCCCGGCACCATCCGCGCCAACGGGCCCGACGCCGCGCGCGTCCCATACGTGGAAGGCAACGAGAACTTCCAGATGGGTGCCTACGTCAAGGGCAACGACGGCTACCTGTACTCGTTCGGCACACCGAATGGTCGCGGCGGTGCCGCGCACCTAACGCGCGTGCCGCAGCGGTTCATCCCGGATCTCACCAAATACGAGTACTGGAATGGTGATTCGAACTCCTGGGTGCCGAACAAACCGTCGGCGGCAACTCCCGTCATCCCTGGCCCAGTGGCGGAGATGTCGGCTCAATACAACACCTATCTCAAGCAGTACCTGGTGATGTACACCAACGGCGCCAACGACGTGGTGGCCAGGACCGCGCCGGCACCGCAGGGTCCCTACAGTCCCGAGCATCTGCTGGTGTCGAGCTTCCAGATGCCCGGTGGCATCTACGCGCCCATGATGCATCCCTGGACCACGGGCAAGGACGTCTACTTCAACCTGTCGCTGTGGTCGGCCTACGACGTGATGTTGATGCACACCACCTTGGGCTGA
- a CDS encoding SDR family NAD(P)-dependent oxidoreductase yields the protein MDHLGTLLPDRVCVVTGGGGGIGAATSRLFAQHGAHVVIADIDAERARQTAQEISAAGGSAMAVVADVRDDEQVGVLAAAVLERHGRVDVLVNNVGHWVRHPGSFVSTDPQSWDELYRVNLHHVFLVTRAFLPAMIDRRSGAIVNVSSVEGLRGYPEDPVYAAFKAAVIHFTRSLAVQVGRDGVRVNAIGPDVTESLQVPYSRWLSTEEQAKWPRWVPLGRMGVPEDQARVILFLASDLSAFVTGHTIATDGGTGAAGGWFRTSRRADRDWTNRPFEA from the coding sequence ATGGATCACCTTGGCACGCTGCTGCCAGACCGCGTCTGTGTTGTCACCGGTGGCGGTGGTGGAATCGGCGCGGCAACCTCTCGGCTGTTCGCTCAACACGGGGCACACGTGGTGATCGCCGATATCGACGCCGAACGGGCCCGCCAGACCGCGCAGGAGATCAGCGCCGCCGGCGGGTCCGCGATGGCCGTTGTCGCCGATGTCCGCGACGACGAGCAGGTCGGCGTGCTGGCGGCCGCGGTGCTGGAACGACACGGCAGGGTGGACGTGCTGGTGAACAACGTGGGCCACTGGGTGCGGCACCCCGGCAGCTTTGTCAGCACCGACCCGCAGTCCTGGGACGAGCTGTACCGGGTGAACCTGCACCACGTCTTCCTGGTCACCCGCGCATTCCTGCCGGCGATGATCGACCGCCGGTCGGGCGCGATCGTCAACGTCTCGTCGGTGGAAGGCTTGCGCGGCTACCCCGAGGATCCGGTCTATGCCGCCTTCAAGGCCGCCGTCATACACTTCACCCGCAGCCTGGCGGTCCAGGTGGGCCGCGACGGCGTGCGGGTGAACGCGATAGGCCCAGACGTCACCGAGTCGTTGCAGGTGCCGTACTCGCGGTGGCTGTCCACCGAGGAACAGGCAAAGTGGCCGCGGTGGGTTCCCCTCGGGCGGATGGGCGTGCCCGAGGACCAGGCCCGGGTGATTCTGTTTCTCGCCTCGGACCTGTCAGCGTTCGTCACCGGCCATACCATTGCGACCGACGGCGGCACGGGTGCAGCGGGCGGCTGGTTCCGCACCTCGCGACGCGCGGACCGGGATTGGACGAACCGCCCTTTCGAAGCCTGA
- a CDS encoding molybdopterin-dependent oxidoreductase, which yields MCGLQIRIQDGKVAGIRGNRDDVWSRGHICPKGASLGALHEDPDRIRQPMVKVDGGWREASWDEAFRRCTELLAPVIQKYGIGAVTAYTGNPLAHSFSLARYAGVLLGMSGMPVTYSPGTVDQWPKNLSSHLMYGGWWTFPVPDVARTDLLVIMGANPAASQGSLLAAPNVMGLIGAIRKRGKVIVIDPVRTQTAAHADEWLPIVPGTDAALLLAVAQTLFAEGLVKPAPHVEGLETMRAVAADWPPSRVSAVTGIGEDRIRNLARELAGTDRSVLYGRIGLCNQEFGSLASWLVDVINILTGHFDTPGGAMFPRPAAWSITTQPLPGLEGGVPEFGRWHTRVRGAKEVLGQVPVSCMVEEIATPGEGQLKALITIAGNPVLSSPGGDQLDEALPMLEAMISVDNWLNETTRHADVILPGLSPFEQPHHDDLVLQFAIRSFANYSRPVFDPGDRPHEWEILIRLTGLCTGTPAEEVDVAAIDDGFFDYLAFTQGLDGAAIRALYPHGGPERMLDLTLRTGPFGDRYGENPGGLTLDLLKANPNGIDFGPMVPQLPDILGTPDKKIQLAPPYLIDDLARLAARMERRADPLVLVNRRHLRSNNSWLHNVPALMKGKDRCTLLMHPEDAARCRVDDSDIVTVKSEVGEIKVPVEVTDAIRPGVVSMPHGWGHGKPGTRMSVANSSPGCNTNVLSPPEFVDEPSGNGVLNGIPVTVS from the coding sequence ATGTGCGGCTTGCAAATTCGTATCCAGGACGGCAAGGTCGCCGGCATCCGTGGCAACCGCGACGACGTGTGGAGCCGTGGGCACATCTGCCCCAAGGGCGCCTCGCTAGGTGCCCTGCACGAAGACCCGGACCGAATCCGGCAGCCCATGGTCAAGGTTGACGGCGGTTGGCGGGAAGCCAGTTGGGATGAAGCGTTCAGGCGCTGTACCGAGTTGCTGGCGCCGGTGATTCAGAAATACGGCATCGGTGCCGTCACCGCCTACACCGGCAATCCACTGGCACATTCGTTCTCGCTGGCGCGCTACGCGGGCGTGTTGCTGGGAATGTCGGGGATGCCCGTCACCTATTCGCCCGGAACGGTCGACCAATGGCCCAAGAATCTATCGTCGCATCTGATGTACGGCGGCTGGTGGACCTTTCCGGTGCCAGACGTCGCCCGAACCGACCTGCTGGTGATCATGGGCGCCAACCCCGCGGCGTCGCAGGGTTCGCTGCTGGCCGCTCCCAACGTGATGGGGCTGATCGGCGCGATTCGCAAGCGCGGCAAGGTGATCGTGATTGACCCGGTGCGCACCCAGACCGCCGCGCACGCCGACGAGTGGCTGCCGATCGTGCCGGGCACCGACGCGGCGCTGCTGCTGGCGGTCGCTCAGACGCTGTTCGCCGAGGGTCTGGTTAAACCAGCTCCGCACGTCGAGGGTCTCGAAACGATGCGCGCTGTCGCCGCAGACTGGCCGCCGAGCCGGGTCAGTGCCGTCACAGGGATCGGCGAAGACCGAATCCGCAACCTCGCCCGCGAACTCGCTGGCACCGACAGGTCGGTTCTTTACGGGCGAATCGGTTTGTGCAATCAGGAGTTCGGCAGCCTGGCCAGCTGGCTGGTCGACGTCATCAACATCTTGACCGGTCATTTCGACACCCCGGGCGGCGCGATGTTCCCGCGACCCGCGGCGTGGTCGATCACCACGCAGCCGTTGCCCGGACTCGAGGGCGGGGTCCCGGAATTCGGCCGCTGGCACACGCGGGTTCGCGGAGCGAAAGAAGTGCTCGGCCAGGTGCCGGTGTCATGCATGGTCGAGGAAATCGCCACACCGGGGGAGGGGCAGCTCAAGGCGCTGATCACCATCGCCGGCAATCCGGTGTTGTCTTCGCCCGGCGGCGACCAGCTCGACGAAGCTCTGCCGATGCTGGAAGCCATGATTTCCGTTGACAATTGGCTCAACGAGACCACCCGGCACGCCGACGTGATTTTGCCCGGGCTGTCACCATTCGAGCAACCGCACCACGACGACCTAGTACTGCAATTCGCAATCCGCAGTTTCGCCAACTACTCCAGACCGGTGTTCGATCCGGGCGACCGGCCGCACGAGTGGGAGATCCTGATCCGACTCACAGGCCTGTGCACCGGCACTCCCGCCGAGGAGGTCGACGTCGCCGCGATCGACGACGGATTCTTCGACTATCTGGCCTTCACCCAGGGACTCGACGGGGCGGCGATCCGCGCGCTGTACCCGCACGGCGGCCCGGAGCGGATGCTGGACCTCACGCTGCGGACGGGACCGTTCGGGGACAGATACGGCGAGAATCCCGGTGGGCTGACGCTGGACCTGCTCAAGGCGAACCCCAATGGAATCGACTTCGGGCCGATGGTGCCGCAGCTGCCCGACATCCTTGGCACGCCGGACAAAAAGATCCAACTCGCGCCCCCGTACCTGATCGACGATCTCGCGCGACTGGCCGCGCGGATGGAGCGACGTGCCGACCCGCTGGTCCTGGTAAACCGAAGGCACCTGCGCTCCAACAACTCCTGGCTACACAACGTGCCAGCATTGATGAAGGGCAAAGACCGCTGCACCCTGCTGATGCATCCTGAGGACGCGGCACGCTGTCGCGTCGACGACAGCGACATCGTCACGGTGAAATCGGAAGTTGGTGAGATCAAGGTCCCCGTCGAGGTCACCGATGCGATCAGACCGGGCGTCGTGTCCATGCCGCACGGGTGGGGTCACGGCAAGCCAGGCACCCGGATGTCAGTGGCGAATAGTTCGCCCGGCTGCAATACCAACGTGCTGTCCCCGCCGGAGTTCGTTGACGAGCCCTCGGGTAACGGCGTCCTCAACGGAATTCCGGTGACAGTCAGCTGA
- a CDS encoding serine/threonine-protein kinase → MPLDEGSTFAGYTIIRRLGSGGMGEVYLAQHPRLPRHDALKVVKTEVSADDEYRERFHREADTAAALWHPHIVAVHDRGETDGQLWIDMDYVDGTDAGALLEERYPNGMPGPEVVEIITGVAEALDYAHEHRMLHRDVKPANMLIAKPDSPDRRVLLADFGIAGLVGESTGLTATNMTVGTVAYAAPEQLMGNDLDGRADQYALAASAFQLLTGEPPFQHSNPAVVISQHLTAAPPPIGNRRPSLANLDPVFSKALAKDPKDRYLRCVDFARALSHHLGGIGDTDDTSLSLPAAPARTSRRSLLRPAVLVPALLAIALIVAIVIAVQEVVRANDEERAKNAPPTAATPASPSVPTSQAAEPTPEIPIVAIGAACYPLGSLGATKTGATAYCSTLEGTDTTIWSLTESTVASPTVTAAPEPTEAPLPSEQESPVLVCVQQTGQTRRQCLEEIRRGIAPPR, encoded by the coding sequence ATGCCGCTCGACGAAGGCTCAACGTTTGCCGGATACACCATTATCCGGCGGCTCGGGTCCGGCGGAATGGGCGAGGTGTATCTCGCGCAACACCCCAGACTCCCGCGCCACGACGCACTCAAAGTGGTCAAGACCGAGGTGTCCGCCGATGACGAGTACCGGGAAAGGTTTCATCGCGAGGCCGACACCGCCGCCGCGCTCTGGCATCCGCACATCGTGGCGGTGCACGACCGCGGCGAGACCGATGGCCAGCTGTGGATCGACATGGACTACGTCGACGGCACTGACGCCGGCGCCCTTCTCGAAGAGCGCTACCCCAACGGAATGCCGGGCCCCGAGGTCGTCGAGATCATCACCGGGGTGGCCGAGGCGCTGGACTACGCGCACGAACACCGCATGCTGCATCGCGACGTCAAGCCCGCCAACATGCTGATCGCCAAGCCTGACTCACCAGATCGGCGAGTCCTATTGGCAGACTTCGGGATTGCCGGCCTCGTCGGTGAATCGACCGGGTTGACCGCCACCAACATGACGGTGGGCACGGTGGCCTACGCCGCACCTGAGCAACTGATGGGCAACGATCTCGACGGCCGCGCGGACCAGTACGCGCTGGCCGCGTCGGCGTTTCAGCTGCTAACCGGTGAGCCACCGTTTCAGCATTCGAACCCCGCGGTGGTGATCAGTCAACATCTGACCGCGGCACCGCCGCCGATCGGCAATCGTCGTCCGTCGCTGGCCAATCTCGATCCGGTTTTCTCCAAGGCGCTCGCGAAGGATCCCAAGGATCGCTACCTGCGCTGCGTCGACTTCGCGCGGGCGCTCAGCCACCACTTGGGCGGAATCGGGGATACCGACGACACCAGCCTTTCACTGCCGGCGGCACCGGCCCGGACGTCGCGCCGCTCGTTGCTGCGGCCCGCCGTCCTCGTCCCGGCGCTGCTGGCAATCGCACTCATCGTCGCGATCGTCATCGCCGTGCAGGAAGTCGTGCGCGCCAACGACGAGGAGCGCGCCAAGAATGCTCCGCCGACCGCGGCCACTCCGGCCTCTCCGTCGGTGCCGACATCCCAAGCCGCCGAGCCCACGCCGGAGATCCCGATCGTCGCCATCGGAGCGGCCTGCTATCCGTTGGGCAGTCTTGGTGCCACCAAGACGGGTGCCACCGCCTACTGCTCGACGCTGGAAGGCACCGATACCACCATCTGGTCACTGACCGAAAGCACAGTTGCCAGTCCAACCGTCACCGCGGCGCCCGAACCGACCGAGGCGCCGTTACCCAGCGAGCAGGAGTCGCCGGTTCTGGTCTGCGTGCAGCAGACCGGGCAGACGCGGCGGCAGTGTCTCGAGGAAATCCGGCGCGGCATCGCCCCACCCCGCTAA